In a genomic window of Cynocephalus volans isolate mCynVol1 chromosome 1, mCynVol1.pri, whole genome shotgun sequence:
- the LOC134381219 gene encoding keratin-associated protein 10-12-like isoform X2, with protein MAASSTSVCSSNLSYGSRVCLPGSCDSCSDSSWQVDDCPESCCEPPCCEPPCCSPSGCTSAPCLTLIYTPVGCVPSSCQSVCTSSCTPSCCQQSSCEPACCTSSPCQQDCCVPVCYKTICCKPVCCVPVCSETSSSCCQQSSCEPACCTSSPCQQDCCVPVCYKTICCKPVCCVPVCSETSSSCCQQSSCEPSCCTSSCCRPSSCVSLLCRPVCRTTCCVPVPSRCVSASSCRPSCCRPASCVSLLCHPACSRRACCVPASAQKSCC; from the exons ATGGCCGCGTCCTCCACGTCTGTCTGCTCCAGCAACCTGAGCTACGGCAGCCGGGTCTGCCTGCCCGGTTCCTGTGATTCTTGCTCTGACTCCTCCTGGCAGGTGGACGACTGCCCAGAGAGCTGCTGCGAGCCCCCCTGCTGTGAGCCCCCCTGCTGTTCCCCCAGCGGCTGCACCTCGGCCCCCTGCCTGACCCTCATCTACACCCCAGTGGGCTGTGTGCCCAGCTCCTGCCAGTCAGTCTGCACCAGCTCCTGCACGCCCTCATGCTGCCAGCAGTCTAGCTGTGAGCCAGCTTGCTGTACCTCCTCCCCCTGCCAGCAGGACTGCTGTGTGCCCGTGTGCTATAAGACCATCTGCTGCAAGCCTGTGTGCTGTGTGCCCGTCTGCTCAGAGACTTCTTCCTCATGCTGCCAGCAGTCTAGCTGTGAGCCAGCTTGCTGCACCTCCTCCCCCTGCCAGCAGGACTGCTGTGTGCCCGTGTGCTATAAGACCATCTGCTGCAAGCCTGTGTGCTGTGTGCCCGTCTGCTCAGAGACTTCTTCCTCATGCTGTCAGCAGTCTAGCTGCGAGCCCTCTTGCtgca cctcCTCCTGCTGCAGACCCTCCTCCTGCGTGTCCCTCCTCTGCCGCCCCGTGTGCAGGACCACCTGCTGCGTGCCTGTCCCCTCCCGCTGTGTCTCCGCCTCGTCCTGCCGGCCCAGCTGCTGCCGCCCGGCCTCCTGCGTGTCCCTGCTCTGCCACCCCGCATGCTCCCGCCGGGCTTGCTGTGTCCCCGCCTCGGCCCAGAAGTCCTGTTGCTGA
- the LOC134381219 gene encoding keratin-associated protein 10-7-like isoform X1: protein MAASSTSVCSSNLSYGSRVCLPGSCDSCSDSSWQVDDCPESCCEPPCCEPPCCSPSGCTSAPCLTLIYTPVGCVPSSCQSVCTSSCTPSCCQQSSCEPACCTSSPCQQDCCVPVCYKTICCKPVCCVPVCSETSSSCCQQSSCEPACCTSSPCQQDCCVPVCYKTICCKPVCCVPVCSETSSSCCQQSSCEPSCCTSSSCQQACSVPICYKPVCCKPVCCVPVCSAASSSCCQQSSCEPSCCTSSSCQQACSVPVCCKPVCRVPICSGAVPCPVPSCCQPSPRPSSCCRPSSCVSLLCRPVCRTTCCVPVPSRCVSASSCRPSCCRPASCVSLLCHPACSRRACCVPASAQKSCC, encoded by the coding sequence ATGGCCGCGTCCTCCACGTCTGTCTGCTCCAGCAACCTGAGCTACGGCAGCCGGGTCTGCCTGCCCGGTTCCTGTGATTCTTGCTCTGACTCCTCCTGGCAGGTGGACGACTGCCCAGAGAGCTGCTGCGAGCCCCCCTGCTGTGAGCCCCCCTGCTGTTCCCCCAGCGGCTGCACCTCGGCCCCCTGCCTGACCCTCATCTACACCCCAGTGGGCTGTGTGCCCAGCTCCTGCCAGTCAGTCTGCACCAGCTCCTGCACGCCCTCATGCTGCCAGCAGTCTAGCTGTGAGCCAGCTTGCTGTACCTCCTCCCCCTGCCAGCAGGACTGCTGTGTGCCCGTGTGCTATAAGACCATCTGCTGCAAGCCTGTGTGCTGTGTGCCCGTCTGCTCAGAGACTTCTTCCTCATGCTGCCAGCAGTCTAGCTGTGAGCCAGCTTGCTGCACCTCCTCCCCCTGCCAGCAGGACTGCTGTGTGCCCGTGTGCTATAAGACCATCTGCTGCAAGCCTGTGTGCTGTGTGCCCGTCTGCTCAGAGACTTCTTCCTCATGCTGTCAGCAGTCTAGCTGCGAGCCCTCTTGCtgcacctcctcctcctgccagcAGGCCTGCTCCGTGCCCATCTGCTATAAGCCTGTCTGTTGCAAGCCTGTGTGCTGCGTGCCCGTCTGCTCTGCGGCCTCCTCTTCATGCTGCCAGCAGTCTAGCTGTGAGCCCTCCTGCtgcacctcctcctcctgccagcAGGCCTGCTCTGTGCCTGTCTGCTGCAAGCCCGTGTGCCGTGTACCCATTTGTTCTGGGGCTGTCCCCTGCCCAGTCCCCTCGTGCTgccagcccagcccccgcccctcCTCCTGCTGCAGACCCTCCTCCTGCGTGTCCCTCCTCTGCCGCCCCGTGTGCAGGACCACCTGCTGCGTGCCTGTCCCCTCCCGCTGTGTCTCCGCCTCGTCCTGCCGGCCCAGCTGCTGCCGCCCGGCCTCCTGCGTGTCCCTGCTCTGCCACCCCGCATGCTCCCGCCGGGCTTGCTGTGTCCCCGCCTCGGCCCAGAAGTCCTGTTGCTGA